The following proteins are co-located in the Aquarana catesbeiana isolate 2022-GZ linkage group LG02, ASM4218655v1, whole genome shotgun sequence genome:
- the LOC141129587 gene encoding olfactory receptor 51E1-like, translating into MIHHALPKCFVISVSGEDEAFVIEVIMKPSMTVHFDTRVIMEPPVLGRGGTQVIMEPLNLTCRSISDFTLSGIPNLDDFNVWFGFPLALLYIVAILGNTTILYIIKVDQKLHEPMFIFLFMLSVLDILIASTVMPKMLWIFWFDNRKIIFDMCLTQLFSIHFLSALESGILVAMAIDRYVAICHPLRYSSILTNKTIKNITLVIITRGAAGMIPLPLLLKRFPLFKNNSLTHSYCLHQEVMKLACADISINIVYGLFIALSTVGIDFLFIIISYLLLLKMVVSVVAEASLKATSTCVSHVCAVIVFYMGFIGIAVVHRFPSSTAPNLHVLFGNIYLLFSPVINPLIYGIKTKQIRTRLGRLFSKVLMSK; encoded by the coding sequence ATGATTCATCATGCCTTGCCTAAATGTTTTGTTATTTCTGTTTCAGGAGAAGATGAGGCTTTTGTGATAGAAGTCATCATGAAGCCATCTATGACTGTACATTTCGACACACGGGTCATCATGGAGCCACCTGTGCTTGGACGTGGTGGGACACAGGTCATCATGGAACCACTCAACTTAACATGCAGAAGTATCAGTGATTTCACTCTCAGCGGTATACCAAATCTAGACGACTTTAATGTCTGGTTTGGATTTCCTCTTGCCTTACTATACATCGTCGCTATCCTTGGGAACACCACCATTCTCTATATCATTAAGGTGGACCAAAAGCTTCATGAACCCATGTTCATTTTCCTTTTCATGCTGTCAGTATTGGACATCTTGATAGCCTCCACAGTCATGCCCAAAATGCTTTGGATCTTCTGGTTTGATAACCGGAAGATCATCTTTGACATGTGTTTGACCCAATTGTTCTCCATCCATTTCCTGTCTGCCCTGGAATCCGGGATACTGGTGGCCATGGCTATAGACCGGTATGTGGCAATTTGTCACCCTCTCAGATATTCTTCCATTTTAACCAACAAGACCATTAAAAATATTACCTTGGTCATTATAACCAGGGGGGCAGCTGGGATGATTCCTCTACCGTTGCTTCTTAAAAGGTTTCCCTTGTTTAAGAACAATTCTTTAACTCACTCCTACTGCCTCCACCAAGAGGTTATGAAGTTGGCCTGTGCTGACATAAGCATCAATATCGTCTATGGCCTGTTTATTGCCCTCTCAACCGTGGGCATTGACTTTCTGTTCATCATCATCTCGTACCTACTACTTTTGAAGATGGTGGTAAGTGTGGTGGCTGAGGCCAGTCTGAAGGCCACCAGTACGTGTGTCTCCCATGTATGTGCTGTCATTGTCTTCTACATGGGCTTCATTGGCATTGCCGTAGTGCACCGCTTTCCAAGTAGCACAGCCCCCAATCTTCATGTCCTGTTTGGGAATATATATCTCCTCTTTTCTCCTGTGATTAACCCCTTAATTTATGGAATTAAAACAAAGCAAATCCGCACCAGGCTCGGCAGACTGTTCAGTAAAGTATTAATGTCGAAGTAG